One window of Branchiostoma lanceolatum isolate klBraLanc5 chromosome 6, klBraLanc5.hap2, whole genome shotgun sequence genomic DNA carries:
- the LOC136437516 gene encoding uncharacterized protein → MAYGEELKVDCGYSPEGYPVEDPCRQCPNGTYSGAGQKCQDCKTCTSGYQQECNPKQPAVCLCDGDKELAPDGTTCQKICCLCRYDPSKEDVIDECLYRYPSTQYHCEKDSLSAGDTCTRPPQPTTTPAPPSMSTAAPPLTTDKTNTTNKTDIPPLGPTQPATSEPPPTAQPSSEPPSSTAKGMSTVNPIPVPKPGKQQTWVVGIVYKVFGIIAGIAVISIFIYCVRRHYERQKAKTTGEDQVELLQDDAAVGGGEKEDTGTEDEEEEAGGHVITDAVTVDDPDKEVDTPGGVDSGNESNSKDTSDAGSDKKSPFSSKDSLLQSDSTSVSSADGQVTGDGTPEAEGTKENGEADNSDGVTLPKEVASEDTMEFSERIEGPPNDEKGRNAVPSGVGPNRPNQQQPGAGQPPQLPPYPGHQRPDGQPAVNISGSTFHGPVTIVVQGNDSQYHAAPGMEGQVQAAGNGGRGDNNPADGAAPPQADGRRQQPGGHRTGHNNAAGQGNGRVGNRRHQDIQVNIHPNLARLGQNVGFSCVLPVNLDPATCEFRWMKHGQVERVSRLQNFNRTVQRCDAGVYTCEVTTPGGEVLEGQAELYIIEDDAEGGVDLPSQSRRPRDNDDDHPTRKRPRTVGPSTSGAQGFSNTSGHIQVPDFIRRMPLEAILNEEDLFYNLRIKLEQCDKPFRNIGSHFGLTHEELNFIEFTELRGKDSPLKAILEKITKTNENATVGELLQYCDDKLKRRDVVKLIVEYFVEKEQDNKKMEVKEHVTSAVADSQSQQLEESSKRDDKDIELKMLGLQSTGTDNVSEGSMSEKSVEQEKLGTMDLNRDAIELVEMQC, encoded by the exons Atggcgtatg GCGAGGAGCTGAAGGTAGACTGTGGGTACAGCCCAGAAGGATACCCTGTTGAAGACCCTTGCAGGCAGTGCCCAAATGGCACATACTCAGGTGCAGGTCAAAAGTGTCAGGACTGTAAGACCTGTACAAGCGGTTACCAACAGGAATGTAACCCAAAACAGCCGGCAGTATGTCTCTGTGATGGTGATAAAGAACTAGCACCCGATGGGACCACCTGTCAGAAGATATGCTGCTTGTGTCGGTATGATCCAAGCAAAGAGGATGTGATAGATGAGTGTCTCTATCGGTATCCCAGCACTCAGTATCATTGTGAGAAGGACAGTTTGAGTGCAGGGGACACATGTACAAGACCCCCTCAACCCACAACTACCCCAGCGCCACCCTCTATGTCAACTGCTGCCCCACCACTAACAACTGACAAAACAAATACCACTAATAAAACTGATATCCCTCCACTTGGCCCAACACAACCAGCAACCTCTGAACCACCTCCAACAGCCCAGCCATCAAGTGAACCACCATCAAGCACAGCAAAGGGAATGAGTACAGTGAATCCTATCCCAGTCCCAAAACCAG GGAAACAGCAAACCTGGGTTGTAGGCATAGTTTATAAAGTGTTTGGGATTATTGCTGGAATTGCTGTGATCTCCATCTTTATTTACTGTGTTAGAAGGCATTATGAAAGACAAAagg CTAAAACTACGGGTGAAGATCAGGTGGAACTCTTGCAGGATGATGCAG CAGTTGGTGGAGGAGAAAAAGAGGATACTGGcactgaagatgaagaagaggaaGCAGGAGGCCATGTTATTACAGATGCAG TAACTGTAGATGATCCAGATAAGGAAGTGGACACTCCAGGTGGTGTGGACAGTGGCAATGAGTCAAACTCAAAGGATACATCTGATGCAGGAAGTGACAAAA AGAGTCCATTTAGCTCGAAAGATTCTCTCCTGCAGTCAGATTCAACCAGTGTTAGTTCAGCAGATGGCCAAG TAACAGGAGATGGCACACCGGAGGCAGAAGGTACCAAAGAAAATGGAGAAGCTGACAACAGTGATGGGGTGACACTTCCAAAAG AAGTAGCATCAGAAGACACCATGGAGTTTTCAGAAAGAATAGAAGGACCCCCTAATGATGAAAAGGGACGGAATGCAGTACCATCTG GTGTTGGACCAAATAGACCGAACCAGCAGCAACCAGGGGCAGGCCAGCCGCCACAGCTACCACCGTATCCAGGTCATCAAAGACCGGACGGGCAGCCAGCTGTCAACATTTCAGGAAGTACCTTTCATGGCCCTGTGACCATTGTTGTCCAAGGGAACGATTCCCAATACCACGCCGCTCCGGGaatggaaggtcaagttcaagcgGCTGGGAATGGAGGAAGAGGTGACAATAACCCTGCTGATGGAGCTGCACCACCACAGGCAGATGGGAGGAGACAACAGCCAGGTGGGCACAGGACAGGCCACAACAATGCTGCAGGACAAG GTAACGGCAGAGTTGGGAATAGGAGACATCAGGACATCCAAGTCAACATCCATCCAAACCTTGCAAGACTAG GCCAAAATGTTGGCTTTAGCTGTGTCTTACCAGTCAACTTGGATCCTGCCACCTGTGAGTTCAGGTGGATGAAGCATGGCCAAGTTGAACGTGTGTCTCGATTGCAAAACTTCAACAGGACTGTACAGCGCTGTGATGCTGGTGTGTACACCTGTGAGGTCACAACACCAGGGGGAGAAGTGCTGGAGGGACAAGCTGAGCTGTACATCATTGAGgatgatg cTGAAGGAGGGGTGGACTTGCCTAGCCAAAGTCGTAGACCAAGAGACAATGATGATGACCATCCAACTAGGAAGAGACCACGCACTGTAGGACCTAGTACTTCTGGTGCCCAGGGCTTCTCTAACACAAGTGGACATATACAGG TTCCTGATTTCATCCGAAGAATGCCTTTGGAAGCGATACTGAACGAGGAAGATCTGTTTTACAATCTTAGGATAAAGCTAGAGCAGTGTGACAAGCCGTTCAGAAATATTGGGAGTCACTTTGGTCTAACACATGAAGAACTGAACTTTATAGAGTTTACAGAACTTCGTGGCAAAGATTCGCCTTTGAAAGCAATCTTAGAGAAGATAACCAAAACTAATGAAAACGCAACAGTCGGGGAGCTTCTCCAATACTGTGATGACAAGCTAAAAAGAAGAGATGTTGTTAAATTGATTGTTGAGTACTTTGTAGAAAAGGAACAGgataataagaaaatggaaGTGAAAGAGCATGTAACAAGTGCAGTTGCAGATAGCCAGTCACAACAACTGGAAGAAAGTAGCAAAAGAGACGACAAAGATATTGAGTTGAAAATGCTAGGGCTGCAAAGTACTGGAACTGACAATGTATCTGAAGGAAGCATGTCAGAGAAGTCTGTAGAACAGGAGAAGTTAGGAACGATGGACTTAAACAGAGATGCCATTGAGCTGGTAGAGATGCAGTGTTAG
- the LOC136437517 gene encoding uncharacterized protein: MEEKCLSLCFVVAVLPIRTLNTLPTTASDIQCRGHGRKYKTVDSDGRLVCKNCSKCPPGQGVSVECTEHADTVCEPCVAGETFSGTSSSWRRCEQCSVCATHELTKRECTPTKNRKCGICVIGYFYDDITGDCDRCSWCFPEYPNIADRQDECDVTGVKPGFQCGPIIDPPYPPPLDNMEQSTLAKGESTTTKFLPQRTTQSNSKPSKDREKRTSEVYQTSSEFHFVSSRTSPTKWPPPNDTRTTTSAYDRAVLTVQQPIFIATSVNASADFSTGQYSGQSPVPPTALGVVLAVIVATVLGIFCLYVKRDSKRYERERVIHVHMQEPLMEQDTSQEVEIVEISTRTETENSLSAELTIVV, from the exons ATGGAGGAAAAGTGCCTCTCCTTGTGCTTTGTG GTCGCTGTTCTTCCAATCCGGACGCTCAATACTTTGCCAACAACAGCATCAGACATCCAATGTCGCGGACACGGACGGAAATATAAAACCGTCGACTCGGACGGCAGACTGGTCTGTAAGAACTGTTCCAAGTGTCCTCCCGGCCAAGGCGTGTCCGTAGAGTGTACAGAGCACGCAGACACGGTGTGTGAGCCGTGTGTCGCTGGGGAGACGTTTTCGGGAACGTCTAGCAGCTGGAGACGATGCGAACAGTGCTCTGTCTGTGCTACCCACGAGCTGACCAAAAGGGAGTGCACGCCTACCAAAAACCGCAAATGTGGAATTTGCGTCATTG gctatttCTATGACGACATAACTGGCGACTGTGATCGCTGTTCCTGGTGTTTTCCCGAATACCCGAACATTGCCGACCGCCAAGACgagtgtgacgtcacaggggtGAAACCTGGCTTTCAGTGCGGACCCATCATAGACCCTCCCTACCCCCCACCCCTGGACAACATGGAACAATCCACCCTAGCTAAAG GAGAAAGCACAACAACAAAGTTCTTGCCACAACGAACTACTCAGTCTAACAGCAAACCATCAAAAGACAGGGAAAAACGAACGTCAGAAGTTTACCAAACATCTTCAGAATTCCACTTCGTCTCATCCAGGACGTCTCCAACAAAATGGCCCCCTCCAAACGATACAAGGACCACCACTTCTGCATACGACAGGGCTGTACTAACAGTGCAGCAACCCATCTTCATCGCAACGTCAGTCAATGCTAGTGCGGATTTCTCGACAGGACAGTATTCAGGTCaaagtcctgtaccaccaacgGCACTTGGTGTAGTGCTAGCCGTCATTGTAGCTACAGTTCTTGGGATCTTCTGTCTTTACGTTAAGCGTGATAGTAAAAGGTATGAAAGGGAAAGGGTAATACATGTGCATATGCAAGAACCCTTGATGGAACAGGATACGTCACAGGAGGTGGAAATTGTGGAGATATCAACGCGTACTGAAACCGAAAACTCGCTTTCTGCGGAGCTCACCATTGTTGTGTAA
- the LOC136437499 gene encoding tumor necrosis factor receptor superfamily member 1B-like has translation MRKRLGASSSVFNLTMLVILIFLVINIVPAKCLTTHATPNIECRGHSRKYKTLDPDGNPVCVPCSSCSPGYGVLRPCTEYQDTVCEACEPGKTFSGTDSTWRRCESCVKCATHELRRRECTPTRNGRCGSCETGWFHNDITGDCDVCSWCYPEYPAITDFVSACNVTGVTPGFQCAPILDAPYPPPLHVTTETSHRTVEALDHHHLIGYVGEEDHSLGANEELEKSTHCTPTESPSFAKDITTQHLIDSVRMLTRQASLAPQASNRRLSGQFGEDHKITGPSAFHVGAIVGIAVAVSTLMIIILVYSIKRRARACLLEGNESLIELPMSESPTDKTPLVENHDDVAFQNIISTII, from the exons CTTGTGATCCTGATATTCCTGGTCATCAACATTGTGCCCGCCAAATGTCTGACGACACATGCTACACCAAACATCGAGTGTCGAGGTCACAGTCGGAAGTACAAAACACTCGACCCGGACGGGAACCCTGTCTGCGTACCCTGCTCCTCCTGTTCCCCTGGCTACGGGGTCCTGAGGCCGTGCACTGAGTACCAGGACACCGTGTGTGAGGCCTGCGAGCCGGGGAAGACCTTCTCTGGGACTGACAGTACCTGGAGGCGGTGCGAATCGTGCGTCAAATGTGCTACCCATGAACTGAGGAGGCGAGAGTGCACTCCCACAAGGAATGGGAGATGCGGGTCCTGTGAAACAG GTTGGTTTCACAACGACATAACTGGAGACTGTGACGTGTGCTCCTGGTGTTACCCTGAGTACCCGGCTATCACGGACTTCGTGAGTGCGTGTAACGTGACAGGAGTGACTCCGGGGTTCCAGTGTGCGCCGATACTGGACGCCCCCTACCCTCCTCCACTGCATGTAACAACGGAGACTAGTCATAGGACAG TAGAGGCTCTAGACCATCACCACCTGATTGGGTACGTGGGTGAAGAAGACCACTCTCTTGGAGCCAATGAGGAACTAGAAAAGTCGACACACTGTACACCGACTGAATCTCCATCATTCGCCAAAGACATCACCACTCAACATCTTATCGATTCGGTGCGCATGCTCACGAGGCAAGCGTCTCTAGCGCCTCAGGCGTCCAATAGACGGCTGTCTGGTCAGTTCGGCGAAGATCATAAGATCACAGGCCCTTCCGCCTTCCATGTTGGCGCTATTGTTGGCATTGCTGTAGCAGTTTCCACCTTAATGATCATTATTTTAGTCTATTCTATCAAGCGTCGGGCAAGAGCTTGTCTTCTTGaaggaaatgaaagtttgatagAGCTACCGATGTCTGAGAGTCCGACGGACAAAACGCCTTTGGTAGAGAACCATGACGACGTGGCTTTTCAAAATATAATATCGACTATCATTTGA